The Fimbriimonas ginsengisoli Gsoil 348 genome window below encodes:
- the hpt gene encoding hypoxanthine phosphoribosyltransferase, with protein sequence MTGERLEVLLSQEQLKGKIAELARAIEADYKGETVLLVAVLKGSVHFLSDLARELQLEAQLDFMQTSSYGTGKSSTGVVQIRKDLDINIENLNVIIVEDIVDTGITLSHLRELLSTRKPKSLRVVALLSKPESRKVHPSVEYIGFEIPNEFVVGYGLDYAERFRNLPYIAILREG encoded by the coding sequence ATGACGGGTGAACGACTTGAGGTTTTGCTCTCGCAGGAGCAGTTGAAAGGGAAGATCGCGGAGCTGGCGCGGGCGATCGAGGCCGATTACAAAGGGGAAACCGTGCTGCTGGTCGCGGTGCTAAAGGGGTCGGTTCACTTCCTTTCGGACCTCGCCCGGGAGCTTCAACTCGAGGCTCAGCTCGACTTTATGCAGACGAGCAGTTATGGAACCGGCAAGTCTTCGACGGGTGTCGTACAAATTCGTAAAGATCTCGACATCAATATCGAGAATTTGAACGTCATTATCGTTGAGGATATCGTGGACACAGGGATTACCTTGTCCCACCTCAGGGAACTGCTCTCCACTCGAAAACCGAAGTCGCTAAGGGTTGTGGCGCTGCTCTCCAAACCGGAGTCCAGAAAAGTGCACCCGTCGGTCGAATACATTGGATTCGAGATTCCGAACGAGTTCGTGGTAGGATATGGTCTAGATTACGCGGAGCGTTTTCGTAACCTCCCGTACATCGCGATCCTGCGCGAAGGGTAG
- the rho gene encoding transcription termination factor Rho: MTHQFRPRKSGGRNRGRNREGLPKNDPQADLELLPEKDYNHFDQMTPAALLKEAKAAKLDAKILLRHELIERLLPIVNQDKEAVYAKGVLDLMSDGWGFLRRDNYQSSPEDVYVSQSQVKKFNLRCGDTVFGQVRLPKEGEKYRGMLRVESINNFATQSIEIMRRKLFDELTPLYPNEKISMETVPDNIPGRMIDLLSPIGKGQRGLIVSPPKAGKTTMMKTIANAVTANHPEVYLMVLLVDERPEEVTDMRRSVRGQVISSTFDEPAENHMRVAELCLEQAKRLVEVGRDVVILLDSLTRLSRASNLTINPSGRTLTGGLDPSAMYRPRRFFGAARNIEEGGSLTIVSSVLVDTGSKMDEAIFEELKGTGNMEIILDRDLSDRRIWPAVDVRRSSTRHEELLFRKEDLDGIVQLRRLMAKEQSSIDATEGLIKLLKRTPSNAVFLESVIARTKATV; the protein is encoded by the coding sequence ATGACCCATCAGTTTCGACCCCGAAAATCCGGCGGCCGCAATCGCGGACGCAACCGCGAAGGCCTACCGAAGAACGATCCGCAAGCCGATTTAGAGCTGCTTCCGGAAAAGGATTACAACCACTTTGACCAGATGACGCCGGCGGCGTTGCTGAAGGAAGCGAAAGCGGCCAAGCTGGACGCCAAGATCCTTCTGCGCCACGAGCTCATCGAGCGGCTTCTGCCCATCGTCAACCAGGACAAGGAAGCGGTTTACGCCAAGGGCGTACTCGACCTTATGTCCGACGGCTGGGGCTTTCTCCGCCGCGACAATTACCAGTCTTCTCCCGAAGACGTCTACGTGTCCCAGTCGCAGGTGAAGAAGTTCAACCTTCGCTGCGGTGACACCGTCTTCGGCCAGGTGCGCCTGCCGAAAGAAGGGGAGAAGTACCGCGGCATGCTCCGCGTCGAGAGCATCAACAATTTCGCGACCCAGTCGATCGAAATCATGCGACGGAAGCTGTTCGACGAGCTGACGCCGCTCTATCCGAACGAGAAGATCTCAATGGAAACGGTGCCGGACAACATTCCGGGCCGGATGATCGACCTTCTGTCGCCGATCGGCAAGGGCCAGCGCGGCCTCATCGTCTCTCCGCCCAAGGCTGGAAAGACGACGATGATGAAGACGATCGCCAACGCGGTCACGGCGAACCACCCGGAAGTCTATTTGATGGTTCTGCTGGTGGACGAGCGGCCGGAAGAAGTCACCGATATGCGGCGCTCGGTGCGCGGCCAGGTGATCTCCTCCACGTTCGACGAGCCGGCGGAGAACCACATGCGGGTCGCCGAGCTCTGCTTGGAGCAGGCGAAGCGCCTGGTGGAAGTTGGACGCGACGTCGTGATCCTGCTCGACTCGCTCACCCGCCTTTCGCGGGCCAGCAACCTTACGATCAACCCGTCCGGGCGTACGCTGACCGGCGGTCTCGACCCGAGCGCGATGTATCGTCCCCGCCGTTTCTTCGGCGCGGCGCGAAACATCGAAGAGGGGGGATCGCTGACGATCGTTTCCTCGGTTCTCGTGGACACCGGCTCCAAAATGGACGAAGCGATCTTCGAAGAGCTGAAGGGAACCGGCAACATGGAAATCATCCTCGACCGCGACCTTTCCGATCGTCGAATCTGGCCGGCGGTGGACGTTCGCCGAAGCTCGACCCGGCACGAGGAGCTGTTGTTCCGGAAAGAAGACCTGGACGGCATCGTTCAGCTTCGCCGCCTCATGGCGAAAGAGCAGAGCTCGATCGACGCGACCGAGGGGCTCATCAAGCTGCTCAAGCGCACGCCGTCGAACGCAGTGTTCCTCGAGAGCGTCATCGCCCGCACGAAGGCGACTGTCTAG
- a CDS encoding bifunctional nuclease family protein has product MAEEFEGPDGSDNLDEPPAFFPYDATGGEREPAGNVELVEVQIEGIFEQQNMGNVARFVLVTDGTRRLPILIGPFEAQAIAMVIDNERPDRPMTHDLMRNIMDRLNATLDRVVIDDFWNTVYYAKLYLKTQDEEIELDSRPSDAIALAVRFDAPIFVADTILDAAMED; this is encoded by the coding sequence ATGGCCGAGGAATTCGAGGGACCGGATGGGTCCGATAATTTGGACGAGCCGCCGGCGTTTTTCCCTTACGACGCGACCGGCGGCGAGCGCGAGCCGGCGGGGAACGTGGAGCTCGTTGAAGTCCAGATCGAGGGGATCTTCGAGCAGCAGAATATGGGGAACGTGGCCCGCTTCGTGCTGGTAACGGACGGAACCCGGCGGCTGCCGATCCTCATCGGCCCGTTCGAGGCTCAGGCGATCGCCATGGTGATCGACAACGAGCGTCCCGATCGCCCGATGACCCACGACCTCATGCGGAACATCATGGACCGCCTGAACGCCACGCTGGACCGGGTCGTCATCGACGACTTCTGGAACACCGTCTACTACGCGAAGCTTTATCTCAAGACCCAAGACGAAGAGATCGAGCTCGACTCCCGCCCCTCCGACGCCATCGCCCTCGCGGTCCGATTCGACGCCCCAATTTTTGTGGCGGATACGATTTTGGACGCGGCGATGGAAGATTGA
- the ligA gene encoding NAD-dependent DNA ligase LigA — translation MDPAARVAELRDEIEHHSHLYYVLDTPEISDSEYDRLFRELQDLEAAHPELASDDSPTLKVGAPPVSAFKPHRHAVPMLSLDNAFGEEELRAFDDRIRRGLETDGHTEYFVELKFDGASISLTYVDGKLDVAATRGDGTTGEEITPNARTIRGVPLKLREALPGRIEVRGEVVMLRSDFEKINEARAAAGEQVFANPRNAAAGGLRQLDSRLTAKRKLRFFAFGVGQVELLSGKAEGDLEKPAPEEAETRHAVRQRGLIRRLAPTQSGTLERLKELGFPARTEVQVVRGFDELHAFVQAVQAKRAELPFNIDGVVIKVNELDQQEALGFTSRGPRWATAYKFPAEQAFTKLNRIFVQVGRTGTINPVADLEPVVVGGATVSRATLHNYDEVRRKDVREGDIVIVQRAGDVIPEVVGPVLEKRVGDPPLPEEPTICPVCETPLQRREGEVALRCPNRHCPAQIAMKIQHFVGRRMMDIDGLGEKLIDRFLELGLIKTIPDIYRLHNHRETLVNLERLGEQSVDNLLRSIENTKHRPLARFLFALGIPEVGERGAQDLARELRTLDAVRSADYETLVALPNIGPRTAGEIVQWFDDEENRRLVDELLELGVAPEEGAAPSSDLFEGKTFVFTGKLERITREEGEAAVISLGGKAAGSVSKNTTYVVAGPGAGSKLAKAEQLKVEVLDEDGFLAMLPDGTL, via the coding sequence ATGGATCCGGCTGCCCGCGTTGCGGAACTTCGCGATGAGATCGAGCATCATTCGCACCTGTATTACGTGCTCGACACGCCCGAGATAAGTGACTCGGAATACGATCGGCTGTTTCGCGAGCTGCAGGATCTGGAGGCGGCGCATCCGGAGCTAGCTTCCGACGACAGCCCAACCCTTAAAGTCGGGGCGCCGCCGGTCTCCGCGTTTAAGCCGCACCGGCACGCGGTGCCGATGTTGTCCCTCGATAATGCGTTTGGCGAAGAGGAGCTTCGCGCGTTCGACGATCGAATTCGGCGTGGGTTGGAGACGGACGGGCACACCGAATACTTCGTCGAGCTCAAATTCGACGGCGCGTCGATCTCGTTGACCTACGTCGACGGGAAGCTCGACGTCGCCGCCACCAGAGGAGACGGGACGACCGGAGAGGAGATCACGCCGAACGCCCGTACGATCCGCGGGGTGCCGTTGAAGCTTCGCGAAGCGCTGCCCGGGCGCATCGAGGTGCGCGGCGAGGTCGTGATGCTTCGATCCGACTTCGAGAAGATCAACGAAGCGCGCGCGGCAGCGGGGGAACAGGTTTTCGCCAACCCCCGCAATGCCGCCGCGGGCGGCTTGCGTCAGCTCGATAGCCGACTAACGGCGAAGCGCAAACTGAGATTCTTTGCGTTTGGAGTCGGGCAGGTGGAGCTCTTGTCCGGAAAAGCAGAGGGAGACCTCGAGAAGCCGGCTCCCGAAGAGGCGGAGACGCGCCACGCGGTGCGGCAACGCGGGCTCATTCGTCGATTGGCGCCAACCCAAAGCGGAACCTTGGAGCGGCTGAAAGAGCTTGGCTTTCCCGCCCGTACCGAGGTGCAAGTGGTTCGCGGTTTCGATGAGCTGCACGCATTTGTCCAAGCCGTTCAGGCAAAGCGGGCGGAGCTGCCATTTAACATCGACGGCGTCGTCATCAAGGTTAACGAACTCGACCAGCAGGAGGCGCTGGGGTTCACGTCGCGAGGCCCTCGCTGGGCGACCGCGTATAAGTTTCCGGCGGAGCAGGCATTTACCAAGCTCAACCGAATCTTTGTTCAGGTGGGGCGGACGGGCACGATCAACCCGGTCGCAGATCTCGAACCGGTGGTCGTCGGCGGAGCCACCGTCAGCCGGGCGACGCTCCACAACTATGACGAGGTGCGCCGAAAGGATGTCCGGGAGGGGGACATTGTCATCGTTCAACGAGCAGGGGACGTCATCCCCGAGGTCGTGGGGCCGGTGCTGGAAAAGCGGGTGGGCGATCCGCCACTGCCGGAAGAGCCGACCATCTGCCCAGTCTGCGAGACGCCGCTGCAGCGAAGGGAAGGAGAGGTGGCGCTCCGGTGCCCGAACCGTCATTGCCCCGCGCAAATCGCGATGAAGATCCAGCACTTCGTGGGGCGTCGGATGATGGACATCGACGGATTGGGCGAAAAGCTGATCGACCGCTTCCTCGAGCTCGGGCTCATCAAGACGATCCCGGATATCTACCGCCTCCATAACCACCGCGAAACGTTGGTAAACCTGGAGCGGTTAGGCGAGCAATCGGTCGACAACCTCCTAAGGAGTATCGAGAACACGAAGCACCGTCCTTTGGCGCGCTTTCTGTTCGCCCTGGGTATCCCAGAAGTCGGGGAGCGCGGTGCCCAGGATCTCGCCCGCGAGCTGCGGACCCTCGACGCGGTGCGGTCGGCTGACTACGAAACTCTCGTCGCCCTTCCGAACATCGGCCCGAGGACCGCGGGGGAGATCGTGCAGTGGTTTGACGACGAGGAGAATCGCCGCCTCGTCGACGAGCTGCTGGAGCTGGGGGTGGCGCCGGAAGAGGGAGCCGCGCCCAGCTCCGACCTCTTCGAAGGGAAGACCTTTGTCTTCACGGGCAAGCTAGAGAGGATCACCCGGGAAGAGGGGGAGGCCGCCGTCATCAGCCTGGGAGGGAAGGCGGCGGGGAGCGTGTCGAAGAACACGACCTACGTCGTCGCCGGCCCCGGCGCGGGCTCGAAGCTGGCGAAGGCGGAGCAGCTCAAGGTCGAGGTCTTAGACGAGGACGGCTTCCTTGCGATGCTCCCGGACGGAACGCTGTAA